From Nitrospira sp., a single genomic window includes:
- a CDS encoding OsmC family protein, whose amino-acid sequence MESKPKVYLYHTAVKWTEQRKGVISCAGKPDVAVATPPEFKGHDGIWSPEDLFVASANICLMTTFLSVAERAGLAFASYESAAEGKLELVEGKFQFTAITLKPVITLHAGGDAAKAKELIEKAEANCLISNSMKAHVTLVPTIR is encoded by the coding sequence ATGGAATCGAAACCGAAAGTCTATCTGTATCACACGGCGGTGAAATGGACGGAACAGCGCAAAGGAGTGATTTCCTGCGCGGGCAAGCCCGATGTGGCGGTCGCGACGCCGCCGGAATTCAAAGGGCATGACGGCATCTGGTCGCCTGAAGATCTATTCGTCGCGTCTGCCAATATCTGTTTGATGACCACGTTCTTGTCGGTGGCGGAGCGAGCCGGTCTGGCCTTTGCCTCCTACGAGAGTGCGGCTGAAGGAAAGCTGGAATTGGTCGAGGGCAAGTTTCAATTCACGGCCATCACGCTAAAGCCGGTGATTACGCTTCATGCCGGTGGGGATGCCGCCAAAGCTAAGGAGCTGATCGAAAAGGCTGAAGCCAATTGCCTGATTTCGAACTCGATGAAGGCTCACGTCACCCTCGTCCCAACCATTCGTTGA
- a CDS encoding DUF2892 domain-containing protein produces the protein MACNVGGVERPIRIVVGVIALGIGAFAGLPPVGTGVALVVGTIALVTGAIGFCPLWTVFGINTCPIAPGKKG, from the coding sequence ATGGCATGCAATGTTGGAGGGGTGGAACGACCCATTCGAATCGTTGTTGGAGTCATTGCCCTGGGAATCGGAGCTTTTGCGGGATTGCCGCCGGTGGGTACCGGGGTGGCGCTTGTGGTTGGGACCATTGCCCTAGTCACCGGGGCCATTGGATTCTGCCCGCTCTGGACTGTATTCGGGATCAATACCTGTCCGATCGCCCCTGGGAAGAAGGGCTAG
- a CDS encoding DsrE family protein: MWKSSIVLTGLFGVLLLFHAMPLHSLGEQIPVDQTHRVVMHLNSGDEKVQRGALNNIRHLYQEVGREHLQLELVVHGAGLTLLAKGATAFRQDLADLKAEYGVRYTACSNTMKAMKLVREDLIPEVGDTVPAMVRLMERQEQGWAYIKP; the protein is encoded by the coding sequence ATGTGGAAATCGTCCATCGTCCTGACCGGGCTGTTCGGCGTGCTGTTATTGTTTCACGCCATGCCTCTGCATAGTTTGGGCGAGCAGATCCCGGTGGATCAAACGCATCGTGTCGTCATGCATCTGAACTCGGGCGACGAGAAAGTTCAGCGGGGCGCGCTGAACAATATCCGACACCTCTACCAGGAGGTGGGGCGCGAACATCTTCAGTTGGAACTGGTCGTTCACGGGGCCGGTCTGACGTTGCTCGCAAAGGGTGCGACGGCATTCAGGCAGGATCTGGCGGACTTGAAGGCGGAGTATGGCGTGCGGTATACCGCCTGTTCGAATACGATGAAAGCGATGAAGCTCGTGCGTGAGGATTTGATCCCGGAAGTCGGGGATACCGTTCCGGCGATGGTCCGGTTGATGGAGCGGCAGGAACAGGGATGGGCCTATATCAAGCCGTAG
- a CDS encoding sulfite oxidase: MSESVSSSRRTLFKRMAAMIGGLAVWRQMRPALAQQTASPETGPQTVRVMRPYDAETPVREFTSYVTPNHRFFVRSHFGPPAPELIAEANWRLHVGGLIEHPLELTLRDLKEFERVTITAVVQCSGNGRAFHRPKVPGVQWERGAVGNAQWTGVRLRDVLAKAGLRPAAKHVQLQGADRPVVASVPLFTRSIPLEKAVHPDTILAYEMNGRPLPLLHGAPLRVITPGWMADSCTKWLTEITVQADEAKGYYMQTAYRVPVTAIQPNSGLPGTSMVPVEAMVVKSLIASPVNGDEVGRGPVTVQGVAWSGEEAVATVELSFDDGKTWEPARLVGEDEPYAWRQWQFLWKPKGAGAVTILCRATDAAGQVQPQESPWNPSGFLWNGWDRVSVTVQI; this comes from the coding sequence ATGAGCGAGTCCGTGTCATCCTCCCGTCGAACACTGTTCAAGCGGATGGCCGCTATGATCGGCGGACTCGCGGTCTGGCGTCAGATGCGACCGGCGCTGGCCCAGCAGACAGCGTCACCGGAAACCGGCCCGCAGACCGTACGCGTGATGCGACCGTACGATGCGGAAACGCCCGTGCGCGAATTCACGTCCTATGTGACCCCTAATCATCGATTTTTCGTAAGAAGTCATTTCGGTCCGCCCGCGCCCGAATTGATTGCCGAGGCCAATTGGCGGCTGCATGTCGGGGGATTGATCGAACATCCGTTGGAACTCACACTCAGGGATCTCAAAGAGTTTGAACGGGTAACGATCACGGCCGTCGTCCAATGTAGCGGCAACGGGCGCGCGTTCCATCGTCCGAAGGTGCCGGGTGTGCAATGGGAGCGCGGCGCGGTCGGCAATGCGCAATGGACTGGTGTGCGGCTGCGGGACGTGCTGGCCAAAGCCGGCCTACGGCCGGCCGCGAAGCACGTGCAACTCCAAGGCGCTGATCGCCCGGTTGTGGCCTCTGTTCCATTGTTTACGCGAAGCATCCCGTTGGAGAAAGCCGTTCATCCGGACACGATCCTGGCGTATGAGATGAATGGACGCCCCTTGCCGTTGTTGCATGGCGCGCCGTTGCGAGTCATTACTCCGGGCTGGATGGCGGATTCCTGTACCAAATGGTTGACGGAGATCACGGTGCAGGCAGACGAAGCCAAGGGGTATTACATGCAGACGGCGTATCGTGTGCCGGTCACGGCCATCCAACCGAACTCCGGCCTGCCGGGGACGTCGATGGTTCCCGTGGAGGCGATGGTCGTGAAGTCACTGATCGCTTCACCCGTCAACGGCGATGAGGTCGGGCGAGGACCGGTCACTGTGCAGGGCGTGGCCTGGAGCGGAGAAGAGGCTGTGGCGACCGTGGAGCTTTCGTTCGATGACGGCAAGACCTGGGAGCCGGCGCGGCTGGTCGGCGAAGACGAGCCCTATGCCTGGCGGCAATGGCAGTTCCTGTGGAAGCCCAAGGGGGCCGGGGCCGTGACGATCCTTTGTCGTGCGACGGATGCCGCGGGACAGGTTCAACCCCAAGAGAGTCCGTGGAATCCCAGCGGGTTCTTGTGGAACGGGTGGGACCGTGTGTCTGTGACGGTGCAGATATGA
- a CDS encoding cytochrome c: MRVVGIIFIGVIGIVSVGFGGGGLKDLPAPGKDSDAVIGREIYSNTCIRCHGIDGKGAMGIHLVPKPADLTSPGIQTRLDASLFKRIHDGKPNTAMGAWSTALSDDEIWDVLAYVRTLKQGP; the protein is encoded by the coding sequence ATGCGTGTTGTCGGAATCATATTCATCGGTGTGATCGGGATAGTCTCGGTCGGGTTCGGTGGTGGCGGATTGAAAGATCTTCCGGCTCCGGGGAAGGACTCTGATGCCGTGATCGGTCGAGAGATCTATTCCAATACCTGTATTCGCTGTCACGGGATCGATGGCAAAGGAGCGATGGGAATTCACCTCGTTCCAAAGCCGGCCGATCTGACCTCACCGGGCATTCAGACCCGTTTGGATGCCAGTCTCTTCAAACGAATTCACGATGGCAAGCCCAACACGGCGATGGGGGCATGGAGTACGGCGTTATCAGACGACGAAATCTGGGATGTGTTGGCCTATGTGCGGACATTGAAGCAGGGGCCTTGA
- a CDS encoding ABC-type transport auxiliary lipoprotein family protein, producing the protein MKSWFGRMVLMMLLLTASGCFSPRGDALPVHTFQLSADGGFDEGRPVPVDGPVLLISLPQAEPGFETQRMVYVTRQFELEYYATNQWAESPARLFAPLLVQSAGRTGDWRTVVALPSSIRGDYRLDVAGVAVQQEFLQRPSRVRITLRSQLVDLKESRVASTKTFEAVAQAPSEDAYGGVLAANQATATILTQVTSWLHSCVRHQPECNR; encoded by the coding sequence ATGAAATCGTGGTTTGGACGAATGGTGTTGATGATGCTGTTATTGACGGCATCGGGCTGTTTCTCGCCTCGGGGCGATGCCCTTCCGGTTCATACCTTTCAATTGAGCGCGGACGGAGGGTTTGATGAAGGGCGTCCCGTTCCAGTGGATGGGCCGGTTTTGTTGATAAGCCTGCCACAGGCGGAGCCCGGGTTCGAGACGCAGCGGATGGTCTATGTCACGCGGCAGTTCGAGTTGGAATACTACGCCACGAATCAATGGGCCGAGAGTCCCGCGCGTCTGTTTGCGCCTTTGCTGGTGCAGTCGGCCGGTCGAACCGGTGACTGGCGCACGGTCGTCGCCTTGCCGAGTTCCATTCGCGGAGACTATCGGTTGGATGTGGCGGGGGTCGCTGTCCAGCAGGAGTTTCTGCAACGGCCGAGCCGCGTGCGGATCACGCTCCGTAGCCAGCTCGTGGATCTCAAGGAGTCTCGGGTCGCGAGCACGAAGACCTTCGAAGCGGTGGCCCAGGCTCCGAGCGAGGATGCTTACGGGGGGGTGTTGGCGGCGAATCAGGCAACCGCGACCATACTCACGCAGGTCACGTCGTGGCTCCACAGCTGTGTGCGCCATCAGCCGGAGTGCAATCGGTAG
- a CDS encoding OsmC family protein — MKLTVAYHGGTRYDVTSGRHRVVTDQPEEDGGHDAGMSPVELFVGSVASCVGYFVGQFCARHDISRDGLGVDAEWEMAEGPHRVGKMVLTIRLPHRLTPDMKERLLKVAHGCTVHQSFSGAPPVTIQLNPHATGVHP; from the coding sequence ATGAAACTCACGGTCGCGTATCACGGTGGCACCAGATACGACGTCACCAGCGGTCGGCATCGTGTGGTGACCGATCAGCCGGAAGAAGATGGCGGCCACGATGCGGGGATGAGTCCGGTCGAACTCTTTGTCGGCTCGGTCGCCAGCTGCGTCGGTTACTTCGTCGGGCAGTTCTGCGCACGGCATGACATTTCCCGTGACGGCCTCGGGGTGGATGCCGAGTGGGAGATGGCCGAGGGACCTCATCGCGTGGGGAAGATGGTATTGACGATCCGGTTGCCGCATCGTCTCACGCCGGACATGAAAGAGCGCTTGTTGAAGGTCGCCCACGGGTGCACGGTGCATCAATCTTTCTCCGGCGCCCCGCCCGTCACGATCCAGCTCAATCCTCATGCAACGGGAGTGCATCCATGA
- a CDS encoding c-type cytochrome, whose protein sequence is MRLYLWTCVIAVGLLVGEGGCTPTPKVVSTLESGHRGDGLTSADMVFAPPSPELIPGDQRGEQIRLGYKIVVDTQDYGRPYVGNRLNCTNCHLDAGLNPNTASFVGISRLYPEYRARADRQMTLADRINECFERSMNGKALPSDSSKLQAVVAYIEWLSQNLPPGSAVPWRGIPRLTSSHIPDPVNGKKQFATKCVFCHGAEGQGTMAAPPVWGPHSYSIAAGMARITVAAPFIKSNMPRGWGWTLTDDEAFDVAAYVNSQPRPDFPGKQHDWPKGGKPADTPY, encoded by the coding sequence ATGCGATTATATCTCTGGACATGCGTCATTGCGGTTGGATTGCTGGTCGGTGAAGGTGGATGCACGCCAACCCCGAAGGTCGTTTCGACTCTTGAGTCCGGCCATAGGGGTGACGGGTTAACGTCCGCCGATATGGTGTTTGCGCCGCCATCGCCTGAGCTGATCCCCGGCGATCAACGAGGCGAGCAGATTCGCTTAGGCTACAAGATTGTGGTCGATACACAGGACTACGGGCGGCCCTACGTGGGCAATCGGCTGAATTGCACGAATTGTCATCTCGATGCCGGCCTGAATCCGAACACCGCGTCGTTTGTGGGCATCAGCCGGTTGTATCCGGAATACCGGGCGCGAGCGGATCGGCAGATGACGCTGGCGGATCGCATCAATGAATGTTTCGAGCGCAGCATGAACGGGAAAGCTCTTCCCTCCGATAGTTCCAAGTTACAGGCCGTCGTGGCCTACATCGAGTGGTTGTCGCAAAACCTCCCACCGGGTAGTGCGGTGCCATGGCGCGGGATCCCACGTCTGACCTCCAGCCACATTCCCGATCCCGTGAACGGGAAAAAACAGTTCGCGACGAAGTGTGTGTTCTGCCATGGAGCGGAGGGGCAAGGGACGATGGCCGCACCGCCGGTCTGGGGTCCGCATTCCTACAGTATTGCGGCAGGGATGGCTCGTATCACGGTGGCGGCGCCGTTCATCAAGTCCAATATGCCGAGAGGCTGGGGCTGGACACTGACCGACGATGAGGCTTTCGATGTGGCGGCCTATGTGAACAGCCAGCCGCGTCCTGATTTCCCCGGCAAGCAGCACGATTGGCCAAAGGGCGGCAAACCGGCGGATACGCCGTACTAG
- a CDS encoding c-type cytochrome, translating to MSGRLSEVGDKKIMTDFRMRMIVVAVIGWWLAMTIPGFAAGEVNLYRGKQVYEKYCLACHGSQGRGDGATQFDPPVADLTSSQVLVKSDSRLLRSIHDGRTNTAMDAWKSTVSDDAMRDVLAYILTFPR from the coding sequence ATGAGTGGCAGGCTATCAGAAGTGGGGGATAAGAAGATCATGACGGATTTCCGTATGCGGATGATCGTGGTCGCCGTGATCGGCTGGTGGCTGGCGATGACTATCCCAGGATTTGCGGCAGGCGAGGTGAATCTCTATCGTGGGAAGCAGGTCTATGAGAAATACTGCCTGGCCTGCCATGGCTCGCAGGGGAGAGGGGATGGCGCGACGCAGTTCGATCCACCGGTGGCGGATCTGACGTCGAGCCAGGTCCTGGTGAAATCCGATTCACGGTTACTCCGAAGCATCCATGACGGCCGGACGAATACGGCGATGGACGCGTGGAAGTCCACTGTGTCGGATGACGCGATGCGCGATGTGCTGGCCTATATCCTGACGTTTCCGCGATGA